In Miscanthus floridulus cultivar M001 chromosome 8, ASM1932011v1, whole genome shotgun sequence, the sequence ATCCAGAATGGCACCAAACTTTGCCACATGGTctattgtgccctaggagacaatatttgtggaggttgtaTGCAAAATATTATTGTTTTCAATATGTAATtccaccgtatttcgtctcacacggcacaaagaaaaatgtaataataaaaataattatcagaaaaatctaagatcttgtgtggggccatattttgggtgtaaatgattgccaaaaaaatttcaaagccatttcaacttaggcggagtcgacgtgcttcatagAGGTATAAAAATCTTTCGtcaaccctatctatacacctaggttctctaggACTCTGAAGTCCATTTGCTTTCCAGTGCCgaattggtctcaaactttttctcagacTAGAAATACCctgtgtgtagccaccaccaagttagATTTTTCTaaggtggtttggtactttttaactttaattgaatttcgccccgaactcaccgattaattatacaatgattaatgaagaacctaaagatttaTGTTACAATTACgtaaaactaatttcctgtcgaaaaccaataaatttaataatttcaataaagtctacatttttgcattaacgaaaatagtgagtattagttgcattatgttcaacatttataataaaaaacacaatagtttaggtcacatattttttttgtgcagtaaatgaaaataaagtttattactttttctagaaaatttatgcctagtattgaatttactgcgcaaataataagacttaaacatttaaatacaaaacatatataaaataaactgatctgcttaaaagttggcggaaatgaaaatgtagcccacctttagtccggctcctgccaccagctaggactaaaggtgggctgcatttggcggcccaccaaaaaatcctttagtcccggctccttccAACAGCCGGGCACTAAAGGTCCCCCCACTTTAGTCCccggctggtggcaggagccgggactaaaggtgctttagtctcggcggtggatggagccggactaaaggtccctctcctatataccgtcctgcctcccttctctcttcctcctcatcgatcGTCTTCGTCTTCAGCTGCGTCCCTAGAGCTCCGTCCCGCCAGTCCGATTCGCACCTCCCTGGCCACCCCCGGACATGCCGCCTTCCTCATTGGAGGGCACCCCGAGGCCTCGCTCACCATCAGTCGGAGTAGCTCCCGAGCGCACGCCCCCTCATTCGAGGAGCCCCCTGGCCGCCCCATGACAGCCCGGCGTCGCTGCCATGCACGCCACCGCATGATTTCGCCTTCCGGCCATCCCCCGACGATTCCGCCTTCCTCACTAGGAGGGCACCCCGACAGCCCGCCCCACCTGTGCCAGGAAGTAGCCCCGAGGCCGATGCCCCCTCCAGGAGGAGCCCCTGGTTGCCCCCGACAGCACGCGCGCGCACCACGCCGACGCCGATTTTGCTTCTTCCTCCCCAGGCCACCCCGGCCCGACGCCGCGCCCTTCTTTCTCACCGGAGGGACATCCCGACGCCCACCCACAccctcgccggagtagccccgacTGACGCCACGCCATGGCCAGGAGCCCCCGTGCCTCGATCCAGCGCCGCTGTCCACACCGCCCCGTCGCCAACACTCCATTAATTCTAACCGCCGGTATATataatatattatatttattatatttatgaattatattGACTGAAAGTGTAATTAAtgtatatgtatgaaattatatatgtatgaaatgtgtatactatatatatcaattaatgtatatatgtatgaaattatgtatgtatgaaatgtgtatatatatatcaattaatgtatatatgtatgaaattaatgtgtgtgtatatatatatatcaattaatgtatacatgtataatttttccttaggaaaaaaaatcaattgtgttatattctgataccatgtggcctataccctaaaaccctaaaccaccctaaaccctaaaccaccctaaaccaccctaaaccctcccTCGGCCACCGACGCTGGCCGGCGCCCCGCAGGCACCACCGCCCCgaaatgtgtatgaaatgtctatgaaaccctaattgcataattattgttttataattgtttaggctctctatggccgacccgagagacgatgacctggaggcggaaatgatggatattatcaacgccggcactgaacattgtgccaatgttgataatgaccagcaggaagacgacgggagtcaatacttgaatctcgatcatattgttgaggaagttgttcatgaagataattccggcgaggtatatatttctcaatatctagctctcatttatttattatgcatacatgtagcccactggatcgaccttcgttttataatactttttgtgtttctatgcgtacatagccgtctggatcgacgacgacgacaggggaacacaaagaatgttcgaggggccaaaaagccgttggaaggccgctacatcatctcagaattcaacgtggctacaggcgaaccactaggacaatatGCACTAGAAATTCGTgtaccactgtgggtaccttgtaagggacaagctcccgatcaatgcccgtgaatggaaaaaaataacaatgctcctcatattagttatgtctctgataaggacaaggagctgatttggcaagatgttcttgcacatttcacgctccaaacagatgattatcatgaagacatcacccacgaaaggttgacggagcgagttaggcactggacaatgaagaagatggccacccaattccaatcttggaagaagcagctgtacaaatcatacgtcaagaagaacaagactccaaattggaacgataagggcccaatcacgaaggcaaggccctactgggaggaatttgtacagtacaagacatcagaagagggtgcggaacgggcgagaaggaaccaagagaattcctagacaaaagcaataccaccataacatgggatcaggtggctacgcgacttccgttcccaagtggcaaaaaatggaagcagaccttattgccaagggggtcgtacctgaatcagcacgtggcctgaacgcacaaagcgttggtttttaggtcatgggggaggattggacccagtcaccggaagctcgtccatggcacaaaactcgaaagagcaacagaaaggttgattcaaattctaaaagctagagatagtggactattctggcccaacagagagaaagatgaactgacatattccATCAGGACTGCTGAAGCATTGTggacgaactagaggcaaaggggccgttccgtgggtgcaaggtttccctgaatggatcgattcgtacagaagccgccagagacggaaggatgaggaggcagagaggatccgcatcttgcagcaatatgttattgagtcacgggaagcggtgcttgaatcacaaaggcgagaaaaagaaatgcaagcgaaaatgcaagaggaagtcgcaaggcaagtgcaaatacaattgagtgcccacgggattacaacagctccggaatcaacattagcccccccgatcagttgagaagcagttgtgcttctacggagctgcctgatgccataaaagatgcagagctgcgcttccccgtggatgacagtcactgaaccttttacatcatgtgagctgcacattccaaaagataatggcacagtgaaggtggctattggtgttgtaaaccctatcgaccgtaccaagacaccaagaatccatgggcagtagtaccagctggatatgctaccgtctcggtggataaagctattgaaggttttagcgatgtgcctcttgacattcatggaggtgatggggagaagaccgtgggagaagcagagaagtcattcattgcatggcgcaagcgctacatcaatatTCCTGGAAGCCGTTGCCGCACAATAGGTACGGATGAAAGTGAACGAaaacaatttttttattaattttatattgcctcttaaataacaattgactcattgtcttctgtacgcacacagcagggctctccccaacctaagtccaatagtaCAATCACCAGACCAGCATAGTGCTCTGGGCGGCGGTTACGATGGGGTAGAAGACacggctgcatccccaccatctccaagacggtctccaccgccgccgccaccgcctccaaggcgttccccaacgcctgcctcgaaggtctccaacgcctgttcccccacctcctcccatgaACCAGGGAAGACGGCTGCAAACAAATAAGCCATCTGCCCCACCGGCGAAGACGACCAAGAAGGCCCCCGTGAAACCAAGGCCAATTCCATCAGAAATTGCCTGGTGAAATGAGTAAAGAGGAGTTAGATGATGCGGTTAAAAAAACCAGTCGAAGCATTCTTCTCAGGCAcagggaagaggaagcagcaggagcagaagcacttccacctacctctagctaaactaaggcggatggtggaagctgagcagaaaaagaggcggcaagctcgtaagccctcgccaccatcagactttgaccgcactcttagcaagataatcaagaaagctgctaaagcagggaaaactgttgcacaactcggagaacaagaattgcaatcagtccctcctctagttattgctaatgaatatggttcaaacatagatatgctggatatgatggaaatacctgctgataaagaagtggatatggcggaacttgctaacttttatgctatgagaggtatcgaccttggcgatttcctcttcgaaagtgcgccggtagcggatgaatggcagaaatatgagcatggcaggagtctatggaatcctaagaccatcaatgaactgggtacacaattgttcaagctaaacaccttGTACCTCGACTGCGTGTCACCGAAAAGAGTtctatatttctgtcagaatcaaagacgaccattggttccgtggctgatgacgttatgtacattgagtttgctgaattacaccaactagtccaccggaactctctcgacaagactctcatcagctgctattgtctgtaagtgattctttctactaattaataataagtcgctacgtacgtacatgtctgtgtttattatcctcactctatatatatgatgcaggtttgagatgggagagtgcaaaaagagagggtgtactgatattggtttcattgatccacatatcgtattcaaaaaccctaaaccccaaccaacatggaaagcagaaacggaggccaatatcaagatgttcttagagaagcaacgtgacaagaaatgtatactcttcccctacaacttcaggtaagtgttcataatgtcgacgatcgtgtatccatatatatatgttcactgtacctgttagctaattaatgagtgttaatggacatggcagtgaacactggatattgatggaactcgatctggagaaaggtcttctaggcatctgggactcgatgagaaaagagcaaaaagagttccaagagatgatagatattattcagaggtaattgcagtctcactagcaaaactattctagtctctctgcatgcaaattaatggtccaaatattttttatgttatttggtagttgttgggaaaaggtctgtcaggaacaccatatgaaacgcaaagtgccactgaaagtagtgctatacaaagtaagtactatatacctaccttagttcaatttccctatgctcaggatgatgacgaatctttttctcATAAAGTGGGTTCTGCTGCAGCCCTAGGGGACCAATctttgtggatactatgtttgcgagttcatgagagtgtgctaaaaaagaactagtctagagcaaaaaagggtaagtgtacacatatatatatattcttcatacatatatatatatatatcgctgatagatacaatttatttatcattattcttgatatatatatatatatatatatatatatatatactaatatactttttctttatctcatatctcaaattgaagactcgttggttgaaggaaaaaaccctggacacacaccatctcaaagcaatccaagagacaataggtggatttctgaatgatcaggtcttaactcacggcggcgagttttactatgacccaaatatgtgatgatgaaagccaaatttcatattgatccaaagaacatgtgatgatgaaatgtacaattaatgaaactttacatgtgacgatgaaatgtaatattatgttttagtttacttttacttgtgttgcttgcgtgcattgatcaAGCGAAAACTTTATAGTACACGCGCAtatacgtatattactttgcagcgaataatgcgtattcgaaaccaaattaaaataaaaaagaatcatcaattgaaataagcaggaaaagaaaaaaaagaccctttagtcctggttggtaataccaacagggaataaaggggccagcccaggcactggcgtggctacctttatagtcccggttggtatcaccaaccaggactaaaggtccacttctattcccggctactaaccctttattTCCCGAACTCCTATTCCTGGCTAcataaccgggaataaagggggttggcagCCAAGAATAGAAGCCCTTTTTTTACCAGTGTCCAatgtgtgacagaaccgccccaatttatataagatcaagtatggtttgtccccgctaacacattgacacacccatactttcactcatataaacctggtatgtccgccgagtgtcctgaaagacctcggtaaatcaacatcacaaccaagatcgcgtgattaagcaaatacacatcacatacatcgggttgcaagcggaaataatattacaaagggggtTAACAAAtactagtacaagtttgggtttcaaaaccgcttagtgaaaacaacataactttcaaatgattacattaatataagttccaatatattgctagcatagtgacatcatccgacaaaagcatatagatgagaagtaagtatagaatcaccgagcccaccggtggttagccaccatcatcaacaggtcgagaacatcacctgcaacaaggtgggataaccctgagtactcgaatgtactcagccagacttacctatcggaaaccaaaacaaatgacaccaaggatcatgcaaggctttctttagtgggctagctgacttgtttacgaaaagcataagctatcatgaagaaaccattttaagtactttgcatcatcttattatgacctatccatctaggtaagcacctgtactatagcaatcacttgattaaccaataacatctagttaccaatttagatttagcatatcccataccatccagataactatcattgttccataataattactacgatgcagtaactcaagtcaagtgctcactatccaggagcgatggcgattcgaatcgattcctaaccagctggtgatttattccttacacaaacctcactcacccgctaaagtgagatatgatcactgagtcaactttctaggaatcttgagtttgccaggaaccacatgtacccaggggccgaccgactgcactttggtcttatcatcttgcccccgtgtcctaccacacctgctccggcacagtgtgcTGCGAGCAATCTACTCACCccgaaaaatctcctagcttcacggtcggaaggtactttatccggccagctaaatgtaaggcatgcgttcaacatgactcgaggcccaacaacggtcggtccttaatcgacacagacggaaactaacagcaccccagaaccctgtctggttgcctccaactttttccgtccggtctccaattatccatcacacatggttaattccaggatatcattctttccatagctaaattcttccagtaaccacctataatgtaggtgaccggatatcaccgatcgctaccggtctaagcaaggctaagcagttattcgatcctgacctaacagggtaaaaaggtaataaggtaggcaaggatagtaataaatgcatcaacagtttcaatcaactcctacaacttaatgcaacaatatataactcatatatagaaagaattgcttttataaattaggagacttataatgctctggggcttgcctgggatccgacacaagtcagttcagttagcttgcaccgtcatggtgacatctccggtcctagcacttgcttagtccttccatcttcgggatagattcaccaaaccaaatcttcgagttcggctccacatcacgtccttcacgtggttcatctagcgtacctagatgagatgcaatatgcaagtgcataaatatgaagaatagtaccatgagacacatcacaaaatagcaagcaagacaagcatagtttatactaacacacttaagtactttgcgatgcttaacttaaacatcacacaatctatcatgctaagatggcaaagaagacgacaacaccaatcatgacacaagtttcccaagatctcaagtgctctaactcagtcatcattcaaggcatacgtcacacttaacaatatacaagcaagcactataattggaatctgccaatttctggacatgcaaacaacagctaaaatatttagctataactggagttacacaaatccaaatgacttgcaagaagacattatggaaagcttatgaaattttctacaattcatctttaatcatcttagcatgattctcaagttaactaagtcaaatatatccatttatagaaactggtccacaattgacagaaaacagccatttctgaaactcaactttaaacagctgtaactcttaaactacttggccaaatgacaccaaattttaatagaagctagatacatgaattatctacaacttttgtataaacaagtttcacaacaaagtacattatcatgaagaactttgctaagttcctagatctatccataaaccacatcggcaagaaaataattattaacttatgttgcaaatacataattgggcaaaaccaactttaccaacctttcacacatgactaaagaacaccagaaaacctagtgtccatgaccaaataaattcttttaatgcatttcttaatttattttagataacaaggtgacttaatgaacatataccaaaagtgcacaataacttctacaaaaattacagtggctcacatatcctctcaatagtctactgtacaaatttcactccatttggatatgtatagcaacctctataaaaaagacaagttgctaaagcaagaattcatgtgagagcaagataaaccaataactcactcatacttcatccaatactcatgaaatttttaccacacatcaactatcacatgagtagcatgccacaaaaatttcacttcatttggagccctagatctatagttatgaaaaataacaaattcaactagcattacaaccttactgcacaaatctatttttactgcaaaatatttaaactaaaacataccatattatagatccactgcatagataatttcacaaggattccaaaaagtcctcatttactattttatgaattttctacaatttactatgaatttccaaagttcctgcaaaataattacaaaccagtccttacggcactattcatatgagtcacaggTTATGCAGTTAGGCCCTCCCCTTTACTCGAATTCTTGCGCGACGTCCCTGGTCGGAAAAACAGAGCAGAGGATGGCCGGAGCTTGCTGTTGCGGCCGGAGAAGGTACGTCGTCGGTGGAGTGATGGAGAAGCACCAAGGGGGTccgtgcgcacacgctgggcTGCCCAGCTTGGCCCGATGCAGCctgtggtggcgcggcacagAAGCCGGTGGCTTGAGCCCGCCGGAACTGGCGGTGGCCGTGGTGACCGAAAAAGGGGCGTAGGAGGGGCGTCGTGATGCGACGGATGCGTAGCGACGCTCGATGCAGGCGTAGGAGGGCTGTAAGCGAGGGAGCAGCGGTGGCATGGGagcttggcggcggcggccatggcggctccacTCTGGTGCGGCTAGAGCACGAGCGAGAGAGTGAGAAGGAACGGGACAGCTCTGACGCTCGGTTAAGGAGGAGTAGGGCATGCAGCAGCGCGTGGCACTAGGGTAGGACGCACGTCGGCAAGCTGCGGCCACGCGGCAATGGTGGGAGCGCGCTCCGGTGCTTGGCTGACACGGAGACAATTCATCGAGCACGTGGCGTGCCGTTGGAGTTGACAAGGTCGGGAGCTGATTTGGGCCACTTCcgggccgaatcaaaccttgggccaaaatgaagtttgatcacctcggcctgctctacattttcattaaggcactctagtcatttgagcaacataacaGTGGGTAATTAATCTCCAAAGTGGCAGAGTGTCAATGCATTGATGGCAATTAGCAAGTCCAAAATTGAGGGTCATAAAAAGGTCCAACGAGTGCTATCCTTTTGCATGGTCTTCCTCTCGATGtatgctccaacttttattttggggtcaagtcaagttacttaacaaaatttggagaacgcgagacgccaatgccgatgtcgatgaatttcagacttagaatatttctaagtgctgaaatcagcagcaaatttgatcttgtgacctcaatttgacttacttccaggatgatctagctcttagtccaaaaacaaagtttgttctacatgatatggactacaactttcatttaaggtccaacctcaaaactggtatagaacctactattctactttgaccaaagtaggatcacgatgaagcttaaattatcctttttgatccattgtagcattttcgtggcatttgcccaacatgaacctttcatgacttttattgtagagttcatctagagtcatttgggcatggttgcaagatttggttgatgatcgagaattcccttcactttataaaataattcaagcaacgacataactcgtcatttcatgtgacttcttgatttcaaacttcacgaaacttttccatggatcaatatagatggttattgatgtgagacacacgaagatattccaataacaccacccaagcatatatcttgaaaaaggggtctataggcgagcaaaggtgcaatatccaagtttag encodes:
- the LOC136472154 gene encoding uncharacterized protein — protein: MYIEFAELHQLVHRNSLDKTLISCYCLFEMGECKKRGCTDIGFIDPHIVFKNPKPQPTWKAETEANIKMFLEKQRDKKCILFPYNFSEHWILMELDLEKGLLGIWDSMRKEQKEFQEMIDIIQR